ATGGGCAAGCAAGAACTCCTTATTACGCGGACGTACGCCAAACGTATTTTCCAGGAATGTACGGAATGCCATTTCGATCGACGACACAGAGCCTGCATTACCTGTACGAGTGAGATAGTACCAACCGACAATAGCCACAATACCGGCTGCGATAACCCATGTCAGCGAGATCGGTGCTTTAAGCAGTTTCAGAATAGAGCTATAAGTAGATCCCCCTCGGTACAGAACCACGTAGATTGCAATGAGTCCTATCGGCGCTGCAGCCAGCAAGCTCACGCCGCGGAACTGATCCAGAACGAGCATATAGGTCACATTATTCAATAACGCAACAACGATCGGTACGGCTGCAAGCGACAAGATCGTGGTCTTTATCAATAGTACGATCGAATGGGTGACTCTTCTGCCAGAACTCATGTCCGGTATGCTCTGCTGCGTTTCATTGACTTTGCGAATCGCCAGAATGACGGCAACCGTTGGAGCACTGATCGCCGCAAATAAAGCCAAGGCCTGTTCAAGCAAGGTCGGCTTCAGAAAATACAATCCGGCACTGCCCAAAAGCCCGATCAGGAAAGCGGCAATCGTAAGGAACGGAATGTAATAGGAAATCATGAGCGAAATCAGAGCTATGGCTCCGACGACAGCCCCAAGCTTGAAGTAACGCTGCAAGGAAGAGTCGGTCACCTTAAACGGCTCTGCAGGACCCATGGTGAAGCCATTGTCCTCGATCTGCTTAATGGCCTGACCTGTACCTGTCAAACTGTCAATCAAATTATCCAGCGGGTGAGTAACGGATGCCTTGGTCATATCTCGGCTCGGCTCCGCGTTTAAATAGAACATTCGAATGTTACGATCTTTGGAAGCCAGAGCAAAACGGTCTCCAATAACCTCAGGCTCCAGATTAGCATCCCGCTCGCTTAAGGAATAAATACGGGTTACGTTGTAATCTGTTAAATAAGCAAGTTTCGTAAATCCTTTTTGAGGACGCTTGATATTCTCAATCGCCACGAGGCCGATGCCATGTTGGTTCAAAAGCTCGCCAAAGGAATCCAAGCTTTTCATGTCTGCATCATCATTGAAGCCTCTTGCGGAATCACCTTCAAACAAAATTCGTTTTACGCCGTTGTCCGCGAAGTACGCCATCAGCTTCTCCATATAGGCCTGGTCATACGGAAGACTGTCCGACAGACGCGGTACAATATTAAAGCCCTTCTCTCGCAGCATGCTTATGGTAATAGGGTCTGGAGACAGCGGCTTAATCACCGCGTTGGAACGCGGAGTTTCCAGCACCAACCCATCCACTCCACGATCGAACTGCCAGGATCTTACCGGAATACCCAATCTCGTGTAGGTTTCTTCGATAATGGGTTTAATTAAAGTCGCGCTTTCCTCGTTCAGGAATGAAACATACGTAAAATTCTCGTTCGGGGAGATCGTCGTACCTGTCAGATCAGCGACCTGCTGCCCGTCATATACCGATATTCGCCGCGATTTCACCAGCTCGTCCAGCGTGCTTTCATAAAGCGCCATACTGATTACGCCGGCTTCTTTCAGGCGATCCAGCTGCTCAGATACAAAATCCTGCGGCTTGGATTGATACGCCGCGACATCCAACAAATCCCGATAATCAAACACCAGCTCTACATTCTTTGATGTTGATTCTGTTTGCAGTCGGTCATAACCTACCGGCAGGGCCGCTGCAACGCCAAGAACAACCAGAATCCACAGCCACTTGCGGGCTGCTGTGTTCCAGCGTTTCCAATTCTGAACCACGAAAGTACCTCCTCATTGAACCTATGGAAATTTACGATGGAGGGCAACAGCTCTTAGGGGCCTTGCAGCAACCATCGTAAATTCCCTTCGTTCTCTTCTCTCATTCAATGTATTTATGTTTAAGCGTCTACCCGGGCCATGACTGGAGCCGAGAGCGATAGAATTTTGCGATTCGCATCGGCGAGGGATTCGCCGCGCACGGCAAAATACACTTTGATCTTCGGTTCGGTACCGGAAGGTCTCAGGCAGAACCAAGATCCGTCATCAAGCAGATACTTTAACACATTTTCCTTCGGCAACCCGTCCAGGCCTTCGGCATAATCAAGCACCTGCTTAACCGGCACGCCTCCGACTTCCCCTGGCGGATTATCGCGCCAATCGGACATCTTCGCTTGAATCTGGGCGACGCCATCCTTACCCTTGAGCGTCCGGGATTCCAGTGTCTCGAGGAAATAACCGAACTGCTCATACAGCTCCTGCAGGACATCGTACAGTGTCTTGCCTTGTCCTTTATAATAAGCGGCTGCTTCGCATATGAGCATCGAGGCCAATACGGCATCCTTGTCGCGGGCATAATTGCCAGCCAAATAGCCGTAACTCTCCTCATAACCAAACAGATACGTATGGCTGCCGGACTCCTCGAACTGGGTCATTTTCTCACCAATGTATTTGAAGCCTGTCAATGTATTAAAGACGGTGGCACCATAATACTCGGCAATCGCCGCCCCCATCTCACTCGTTACGATCGTCTTGATAACCGCACCATGATCAGGCAGCTTACCCGCTTCCTTCAATTGCCCCAGCAAATAGTGGATCATAATCGCGCCGGATTGATTGCCTGTCAGCACGACGTATTCGCCCTGGCTATTCTTCACGACAGCCCCCATACGATCCGCATCGGGATCCGTCCCGATCAAAATGTCAGCTCCCACTTTCTCGCCCAGCTTCATCGCGAGGGTAAAAGCTTCCCGCTCCTCCGGATTCGGGGATTTGACGGTGGAGAAGTTAGCATCCGGCTCGGCTTGCTCCGGAACAACATGAATATGCTTAAAGCCAATGCTCTTAAGCACGCGCTCTACGGGTGCTTGCCCTGTTCCATGTAACGGCGTGAATACGATATGGATATCTTCGCCCAGCTTGGATTTGATAAGATCCCGGTTCACGCTGACACTCGCCACCGTATCCGCAAAAGCCTGGTCCTCCGCTTCGCCCAGCCAAACCAGCAGGCCTTGAGCCTCTGCATCCGCTTGAGACAGCCTCTTAACCGCAGAGAAGGAATCCACCTCCTGTATCCGGGCAATCACGTTCTCTGCTTCGTCCGGTACCAGCTGGCCGCCTTCACGGTTGTACACCTTATAACCGTTGTATTCCGGCGGATT
This Paenibacillus sp. JZ16 DNA region includes the following protein-coding sequences:
- a CDS encoding phospho-sugar mutase; amino-acid sequence: MSEMSQRTIDTVQRWLNDPYVDEETKQELRSLEHDTKELEERFYRDLEFGTGGLRGVIGAGSNRINKYTVGRATQGFAQYILEAHGTAEGKPSVVIAHDSRHFSPEFALEAALVLAGNGIVAKLYPSLRSTPQLSFSVRHLGATGGIVITASHNPPEYNGYKVYNREGGQLVPDEAENVIARIQEVDSFSAVKRLSQADAEAQGLLVWLGEAEDQAFADTVASVSVNRDLIKSKLGEDIHIVFTPLHGTGQAPVERVLKSIGFKHIHVVPEQAEPDANFSTVKSPNPEEREAFTLAMKLGEKVGADILIGTDPDADRMGAVVKNSQGEYVVLTGNQSGAIMIHYLLGQLKEAGKLPDHGAVIKTIVTSEMGAAIAEYYGATVFNTLTGFKYIGEKMTQFEESGSHTYLFGYEESYGYLAGNYARDKDAVLASMLICEAAAYYKGQGKTLYDVLQELYEQFGYFLETLESRTLKGKDGVAQIQAKMSDWRDNPPGEVGGVPVKQVLDYAEGLDGLPKENVLKYLLDDGSWFCLRPSGTEPKIKVYFAVRGESLADANRKILSLSAPVMARVDA
- a CDS encoding DUF5693 family protein, coding for MVQNWKRWNTAARKWLWILVVLGVAAALPVGYDRLQTESTSKNVELVFDYRDLLDVAAYQSKPQDFVSEQLDRLKEAGVISMALYESTLDELVKSRRISVYDGQQVADLTGTTISPNENFTYVSFLNEESATLIKPIIEETYTRLGIPVRSWQFDRGVDGLVLETPRSNAVIKPLSPDPITISMLREKGFNIVPRLSDSLPYDQAYMEKLMAYFADNGVKRILFEGDSARGFNDDADMKSLDSFGELLNQHGIGLVAIENIKRPQKGFTKLAYLTDYNVTRIYSLSERDANLEPEVIGDRFALASKDRNIRMFYLNAEPSRDMTKASVTHPLDNLIDSLTGTGQAIKQIEDNGFTMGPAEPFKVTDSSLQRYFKLGAVVGAIALISLMISYYIPFLTIAAFLIGLLGSAGLYFLKPTLLEQALALFAAISAPTVAVILAIRKVNETQQSIPDMSSGRRVTHSIVLLIKTTILSLAAVPIVVALLNNVTYMLVLDQFRGVSLLAAAPIGLIAIYVVLYRGGSTYSSILKLLKAPISLTWVIAAGIVAIVGWYYLTRTGNAGSVSSIEMAFRTFLENTFGVRPRNKEFLLAHPMMVLGVFLSFKYRHAVYLLIIGVMGQLSMVGTFTHIHTPLYISAIRVVLGLGLGLIIGLIAILVWQVAERIWKRWSPLLRQ